Below is a window of Paramisgurnus dabryanus chromosome 20, PD_genome_1.1, whole genome shotgun sequence DNA.
GTGGGGAAGACACCAGTCCAGTTTTTTAAGTGACACCGGGATTCAACTAAATTCCATTAAGCCAGTGTCCATGCGAGATAATGCAGTCTCTGATGGTTACGAGCTCGCGGACGTCATTGCGTCCATATTCAATTATTAAATATGAGAGaatagttttgctttttgtttttgttcatttttttatttatttcttatttaatatGCCAATTTATAGGCTACTACACTTtgatttttaaaactaaaatgaaaacatttgaataaaTTAGCATAATTTAGTCTTGTGTGGCACGAATCATAATCAAACTGACTTTGGTCATTGATAATCCTGGCTTCTTATTAGCACGCATCAAATGCTGGTGAATCACCAATCAAATTGCCACCTGGGGGGGTGGGGGTTTGGGGAGAAATGAGGCACATCCGCTCTCCCGGTCCATAAGTGCGTGACTGCTGCGCAGCGCCAAAGACGGTCAATAGACCACCAGGATCAAGAGACAGTCGTGATCGCACGATCCCTGTGAATAGGCTACTCGCAAAGTCTGTCTGTTTGGACCGAGTAGTTGCACTGGATTAACCTACTTTAGGTGAGTTACAATTTTGACCAGATGCTTGGTATtattctgttacattttttatttcatgtaaaGACGTCTGATACAGCGGAAcatttgcaaaaaaattaaGCTAGATTTTTTTGCAGCAGGATATATAGCCTAGAcctgtttatgtttatatatatataatattttaaatgaaaagtaaTTACCCATGATAAGAATAATTTAAGCACTCGGTATTAAGTAATGGTAATAGCCTAGCTATTATTATTGGTTCTATTATTCACTTGTTCTGCTCATATTAACTTCTGTTTTTTTAAATCCAGCCTTTCAGAAATAAAACATGGAGCACAGTTTTATACACCGCTCGTTGTGGACTAATGACAGCAAATTTCTCCATCACCACGTCGCGGATTTTTTCACCAGTGTACAAGTAACACAGGATGTAGCAGCTGGAACATCTTTCGGACCGTGTGTTCtttacaatacattttatgACACCATTGCCTTCATTGCACTGAAATCATCTGATAAAAGGAATAAATCGTATGTTTTTAGGGTGAGTAAGCTAATGATCAATTTGCACACACTTACATTTTTACTCTTTCTACATTTGTGGTTTAACTATCTGTTGTTCCAAATTAAATTGAGAGATTCGCGTGTATAAGAATTCAAAAGTGGGCTGAACACTCTAAAATAATTATGTCATGGCAACATGTTAGGCTATTACATTTCTTTAACTAAGAATAACTGAACCAATTTCAACTTTAAGTCTTTAAGTTATACGAGATTTAAACAGAGTTTTAAGCCAAGTGAGTAAAGTCAATTTgattatgtgtaaaaaatgataGCAGCAGctgaacttattttttttaaatgtacagtttacactgtaaaaaaattctgtagaagttacagtattactggcaactagctgccagtattttactgtagattttacatttatgttatttactggcaacagtttgttcaaagttaaatgaacatgaaacattttcattcTTTCTACAGTatagttactggcaaccagctgcataattacagcaaatttttggACCATAGGCTCTACAGCAACAAAGTACTTTGCAATCTTTCTTTCAATGGCGTGACTATTTGCTTGCAAAAATGTAATCtggaaaaaatatcatttttttatcaaCAGGTAGATCCTGAGGCGATGAAAGGCTCCCCATTAGTAGTTTCTTGGCTACGACTGGTGCAGGCTGCAATGAGCACAGAAGACCAAAATACTGAGGCCTACTTAAAAAGTGGACAACTACACTTTAGGACTATTCGAGATGTGAAACAGGGAGAGGAACTGCTCGTTTGGTACGACGAGGAGTTGTCTCTTCTTTTGGGATTCGGAGATATAAAGTCAAAGGCCATGACAGACGGTAAGAATACCTTCAAGATCTTGGCTTGGTTTCCATTTCTCAGCTACAATAAATAATATATGGGAGGTTTTAAACCATTCATGGATAATATATGGTCAAACCCAACTGTTTAATCAAATTAACCTAAAAaggtccatatttgacccaactgaattttggatttaaataatttaaacccGACGTTTGGGTTTGTATATTTTACCTAACCATATTAATCAGCCAGCATTTTTATAGTGCAATAgcttaaaacattatattattaGCCTACATAACATTTATCTTAAATCATGTATGAAACAattgtttgtattttaaattataACAAATTATCTAAATTATCTTTTTATGCAGGCTTTACATGCACGCGATGCGGACAGGCCTTCAAGAACGAGAACCCATTCCTTGCCCATTGTCGTTTTTTATGTGCGCAGGAAAAAGTCGATATAATCCGATCTAACAACGAACAGAAACAAGCTGAAGTCAAGCGACAACGCAAAGTCGTCGATTTTCACAACATTGCAAGAGATCTGGAAGACAAAATCAGTTCTTCTGAAGACAGTACGGCACGAAAAAGAAAACACGATGCTTCTTTAAGCCCACGaagcaaaaaacatgttttactgGAGAAAACCAACATaaataatcaaattaacacCACCTTCAAAGACTATCCTCATTTTCAGCATTTGTCAGAATCTACCATTAAACTTAATTCAGACAATGTATCAACAAATGATATCACTAAAAGCAGCGCATTTACAGCTGTTAAAAGACCACCAAGACTCGTCTCAAACCCCAAAAATTTATCACAAGATGTAATGGCACAAAATCAAACAGACAGAGGGACTGACGCAAGTCTACAGTCCGACTACAGCGCGTTCTCGTTCGTTTTGCCAAGGAGCGCGCACTCGGAACAAAAGAGCGCGTTTTGTGAACCCAACAGGCGCTCCGATATTCAAAAACGAGATGAAGAATGCGCTCCACCGGATTCGGATGATATCTCGGACAGTTTTAAGTCAAAGCCTGCCCTAGGATACAGAAATGTACTTGCATCGCACCTGTTTCATGGTGACCTGCCAGGCACACATGCAGGTGGAGTGATGGCCACCCCTTTGGCTACAGGAGGGCCTTTCTATTACGCACCCGAGCACTGGACTGGACCTATAGGTGTTCAGCTGCAGTCTGCTTCATCTTTGACACTTCTTCCTCCTACTTTCACTCCGTCGGGTGTTTCGGTTCAGAACTGGTGCGCCAAATGCAACCTCTCATTTCGCATGACCTCCGACTTGGTGTTTCACATGCGCTCCCATCATAAAAAAGAGTTCGCCGCAGAAGCTCAGGTGAGACGGAGGAGAGAGGAGAAACTCACCTGCCCCATCTGCCACGAGTACTTTCGAGAGCGTCACCATCTTTCACGTCACATGACCTCTCATAACTAAGGAGATGATAAACTATTGCACTTTACCGAGACAACTGTTCACGAGATGCCATGCGAGCGTTTGCCCAGTGGTCTTTGTTGTTTTACAGACATAAATTTAATGTTAAGTCACACAAGAGTTTATTTACCAGGGACATAAATATGAACGACGAATTGCATAACATTTGTCCTATTTTGTGACAGATATCATTCGTGTCCACTTAGATGGTTCATTGTATGTTAAGACACTTTTGGATAGAGTGCCAATACAGAAAAAGCGATGCTTTTCAGATTTgggttacttttaaaaaagtgaatttgaaaatatggaaatttgttttaaaagagTTGTTTAATGAAAGTTTTTGACTATTTATCTTTGATAAAGATTCTTTGTCTTCCCCCATAACTTATTGCTTTTTTAATCTATGTAGTCTTTGGCAGTGGAAACCTACATTGCCACTAGGTGGCTGTAGAGATTCATaatttaatctttgacatagtTCTTACTAATATTGTTTTAATTCTGGTCTCAGTCACCCTAACAGTGCCTTACAAATGTCAGGATAAGTAGGTAAATGGTACAGAAGAAGGTCACTGTTATAAAAATGTTCATAAGCCTTTTAAAAAACTGACTGATACGTACACTTCACTGTTACACACCTGAAACTTTGCTTTGTACAgagatttttatatttgaaatgACAAACCTTTTCCCCTCAAAATTGCCAATCTTTGTTACTTTTTTTTCATATGTCTACTACTGATTCttaacatttttatcagcaCAATGACATGAAGGATGTATTTATTAAATTGTTGTATAAATAACATTTCtatttcattaaatattttGAACATATTCCCCAGATCATTGCCTCTTTATACTGTTCTATATGCTTATAATTCAAGAATTTTGAATTGAGGTTAATTCAATAAAGTACTTGTTAGAATGGTGTTTAGAGGACTTCAGCTTTGACTGTATGTAAAATTAGTCTCAGGCATGTCAGATTTTTTCACCTGCCCTTcgcaaaaagaaaaagaaagtgcTTGATGTTTTACAACGTTTTCAAAACGTTTCATTTTAGTAGCATATAGTACGTCTTAAACCTCCTTACTGACAATTAATGCTTCAATATTAtgaatttttaatattaatattttgtttgatCATCAACAAAAATACTGATGTCAAATTATACAAAAACTAATAATGGTTTGTGTAAAGACATGCAGGATCACGCACAGTCCAGTAGAGTGCACTCTAACAATTCCTAAATCTTGGAATTCACCAGGATTTAAATAAATCTTGGAGTCGAACTGATTTAGATATAATAAAATCCTTTTGAACCATGCCATGTTtaagtttcatttttgtgtaaaaaaaaacaccatatcaattttcactttaattaaaattaaaaaagtgagAAAGTTGCCTTGAGAATGTTCACAAAGAGTCAAAGTTTTGACTTTGCTACAAAATTCAAAAGACATCCGACTGTCTTTAGCTAGAAAACAAAACATTCTGCTTATTCAGTAGTGTAAACGCTGAACGTCGGAAGACGTTGGATTAAATGAAAAGAATCCTGGAAATCTGCTTCTGACACTAATCATTTAAGGAGAGAGTCATTTACACACACAGAAAATCCTTTGTTCATTTTAAAGAGCTTCTTTCATCGCTGCCATTGATTGATCAGGCCTCATTAGGAAAACTAAATATTGTCTTTGGTTTTTGGTAACTGTTGAGTATTTATGTTTTGGGAAAACCTCCGGTGTCCTTTCCAAcagatttaaatattaaagtattccCCAGTAGAACTAAACATCGCCTGAGGGGGATTCACCTGATAGTTACCCTCACTGTTTCTGTCCAGCTTTAGGATGTTGACGTTACCGCTTGACTCTAAACTTTGTTATTTTATGGTCTCTGTGTGAGACTAAATGATCTCCAATTCAACAAACTTCATTCATGCTGACAAGGTCAAAACTTGGCATATGGTCATAGAGAGGAGATGAAAACAGCTTCTGATTACATTGGAGTCCATTTATCTCATCAGTTGGTTGCTGAATTTCTACGCTAATAAATGAAATACAGATTACTgccattttacacaaaatcagTAAGCTCTAATAACACAAATAATAACATTTGTGAGATTAAATGTTTCAGTGGTTCAAAGTTGAAGAGGAAGACACCGATTCACGATAATGGCTAAGCCCTGAACATTTTAATACCTTTAAGTGTCGTCTCTGTTCACACCTCACACAAAGAAACCATTCAGCACACATCATTATTCAAAGAAAAGACACAGAGGACATTAATTAGGATGTCTTTTTTTATTCATAGGCTTGTCGATTAAAAAGGTTTAAGTTTGAGCTGGGTGACATCATCAGTTAAAATTTGAGGTGAACTTCCTGCCCTTTGAGACCTGGGGcatgttcaatctcacaccggtgcgcaacgttttgctacggtttccgggttgaacgacatgtttcctggaaacggtgtgcaacggaatgcaacaggttttagaagcgttttctcttgtttggtgggtttgtcagaaatgtcggcccaatcagcggcaagatgtataaaaccacgcgatagtaaagagacagctctctcaatgggttcaagttggaatgttgtctttcattttggacagcaaggtcagtgactgtaacatcgagggtattttacagtatgaaacacacatttataacgatttcatcaggctttagaaacatttaaaaaagaacacaaagcatggcctctcagctaccgtagttgcaactcttgcgtcatcacaacagggtgttcaatgcatcaccgtttcagtttaataaacgttgtgcaacgttttgtcggggctgaacgcagccctgatGCTCTTGAAGTGGCTTAAAGGTGGGAACTGGAGGTTGAAAATGTCTCTGATGTCCAGGTGAAGAAATAATATACTGGGCTAGTTGCTGATGCCAGAGAAGCTGTGcctatttatttgtattcattttaaTAGACATGTAGTGCTGGTATACCGAAAACAATGGATATTTTATGGTGCAAAAAACAAACGCACTATTGgcttattatatattttattctaCGTATAAGACACGTTTTCATAatttaaaacacacatttacaaaaatacaatctctaaaatataatatattgaATCCAAGACAACAACTGTTATCCACACATTAACACACTTGGCACCAATCCAAACACTAGAATGTACTGTAGAAAATGTGTCAAAACACAAGATAGTCTATTCACAAAGGAATCTTGTGTAACatctgttaaaataaaacaaacacacaggaggaGTCCGTGCtgcaaaatgttttctttaacaacaaaattgttaaagttttgtt
It encodes the following:
- the znf488 gene encoding zinc finger protein 488; amino-acid sequence: MEHSFIHRSLWTNDSKFLHHHVADFFTSVQVTQDVAAGTSFGPCVLYNTFYDTIAFIALKSSDKRNKSYVFRVDPEAMKGSPLVVSWLRLVQAAMSTEDQNTEAYLKSGQLHFRTIRDVKQGEELLVWYDEELSLLLGFGDIKSKAMTDGFTCTRCGQAFKNENPFLAHCRFLCAQEKVDIIRSNNEQKQAEVKRQRKVVDFHNIARDLEDKISSSEDSTARKRKHDASLSPRSKKHVLLEKTNINNQINTTFKDYPHFQHLSESTIKLNSDNVSTNDITKSSAFTAVKRPPRLVSNPKNLSQDVMAQNQTDRGTDASLQSDYSAFSFVLPRSAHSEQKSAFCEPNRRSDIQKRDEECAPPDSDDISDSFKSKPALGYRNVLASHLFHGDLPGTHAGGVMATPLATGGPFYYAPEHWTGPIGVQLQSASSLTLLPPTFTPSGVSVQNWCAKCNLSFRMTSDLVFHMRSHHKKEFAAEAQVRRRREEKLTCPICHEYFRERHHLSRHMTSHN